In bacterium, the following proteins share a genomic window:
- a CDS encoding four helix bundle protein, protein MFHEKLNCYTQSVEVAEDFSKEVAKWPRGYGYLADQLRRAVSSITLNIAEGNAKFSQPERRRFFKIARASTAEVGACIDLMRAFRLISPVESCALKSRLEAISKMLWGLMR, encoded by the coding sequence ATGTTTCACGAAAAGCTGAATTGCTACACGCAGTCGGTTGAAGTGGCAGAGGACTTCAGCAAAGAGGTTGCCAAGTGGCCGCGAGGCTATGGCTATCTCGCCGATCAGCTCAGGCGCGCGGTGTCGTCAATCACCCTGAATATCGCCGAGGGCAACGCCAAGTTCTCCCAGCCCGAACGCCGCCGCTTCTTCAAGATTGCTCGCGCCAGCACGGCCGAAGTCGGAGCCTGCATTGATCTCATGCGCGCGTTCAGGCTCATAAGCCCTGTTGAGTCATGCGCCCTCAAATCGCGCCTTGAGGCCATCAGCAAGATGCTATGGGGCTTGATGCGATGA
- a CDS encoding Rne/Rng family ribonuclease, whose protein sequence is MPNELIINVTLGETRVARLENGVVTELTIERKREEGIVGNIYKGKVARVMPGMQAAFVDIGLDRTAFLHASDVVKDLAGYDEDGAQLPSSLEDVELPAKAARGRHRQIEDLIKDGQEILVQVEKEPLGTKGARVTSHVSLPGRFLVFMPTINHIGVSRRIGDHEERVRLRSMIHKLRKGTGGFIVRTVSSGVADREFADDIGYLTNSWEEIEEKASKVRAPSLVHAELDVISRVVRDLFTPDIDRVVVDSPEAYKSICDFVTSFMPKGKNAVELYEGHEPIFDAFGIEIEITRALGHKVWLKSGGYIIIEQTEALTAIDVNTGRFVGRRNVDDTILKTNLEAVREIVYQLRLRGIGGIIIIDFIDMERMVDRQKVYNTLKEALKGDRARTTISKISDLGLVEMTRKRTREDLRRQLTNTCPYCEGKGCLKSPTTVCYDIFRELAREAPEMKSKQIMVCCHPSVADVLYDEERAQLEQLEERFGRRIHIKSVAEYHAEQFDVMEK, encoded by the coding sequence ATGCCCAATGAACTCATCATAAACGTGACCCTCGGCGAGACGCGAGTGGCGCGCCTCGAGAACGGCGTGGTCACCGAGCTCACCATCGAGCGCAAGCGCGAGGAGGGGATCGTCGGCAACATCTACAAGGGCAAGGTCGCGCGCGTGATGCCCGGCATGCAGGCCGCGTTCGTGGATATCGGCCTGGATCGCACCGCCTTCCTGCACGCCTCCGACGTGGTCAAGGACCTGGCCGGATACGACGAGGACGGCGCGCAGCTGCCCTCTTCGCTCGAGGACGTGGAGCTGCCCGCAAAGGCTGCGCGCGGCCGCCACAGGCAGATAGAGGACCTCATCAAGGACGGCCAGGAGATCCTGGTCCAGGTCGAGAAGGAGCCGCTCGGCACCAAGGGCGCGCGTGTCACCTCCCACGTCTCGCTTCCCGGACGCTTCCTGGTCTTCATGCCCACGATCAACCACATAGGAGTCTCGCGCCGGATCGGCGACCACGAGGAGCGCGTGCGCCTCCGGTCCATGATCCATAAGCTGCGCAAGGGCACCGGCGGCTTCATCGTGCGCACCGTCTCTTCAGGGGTGGCTGACCGCGAGTTCGCGGACGACATCGGATATCTCACCAACTCCTGGGAGGAGATCGAGGAGAAGGCCTCGAAGGTAAGGGCGCCGTCGCTCGTGCACGCGGAGCTGGACGTGATCTCCCGGGTTGTGCGCGACCTGTTCACGCCCGACATCGACCGAGTGGTCGTCGATTCGCCCGAGGCCTATAAGAGCATCTGCGATTTCGTGACCAGCTTCATGCCCAAAGGGAAGAACGCGGTCGAACTCTACGAGGGGCATGAGCCGATATTCGACGCCTTCGGCATCGAGATCGAGATCACGCGCGCGCTCGGCCACAAGGTCTGGCTCAAGAGCGGCGGATACATCATAATCGAGCAGACCGAGGCGCTCACCGCCATCGACGTCAACACCGGCCGCTTCGTGGGCCGCCGCAACGTGGACGACACCATACTCAAGACCAACCTCGAGGCCGTGCGCGAGATCGTGTATCAGCTGAGGCTCCGCGGCATCGGCGGGATCATCATCATCGACTTCATCGACATGGAGCGCATGGTGGACCGCCAGAAGGTCTACAACACGCTGAAGGAGGCGCTCAAGGGGGACCGCGCGCGCACCACGATCAGCAAGATATCCGACTTGGGCCTCGTGGAGATGACGCGCAAGCGCACGCGCGAGGATTTGCGCCGCCAACTCACCAACACCTGCCCTTACTGTGAGGGCAAGGGGTGCTTGAAGAGCCCGACCACCGTCTGCTACGACATCTTCCGCGAACTCGCGCGCGAGGCGCCGGAGATGAAATCAAAACAGATCATGGTCTGCTGCCATCCTTCCGTTGCCGACGTTCTCTACGACGAGGAGCGCGCGCAACTCGAGCAGTTGGAGGAGCGTTTCGGCCGCCGCATCCACATCAAGAGCGTGGCGGAGTATCATGCGGAGCAATTCGATGTGATGGAGAAGTAA
- a CDS encoding four helix bundle protein, whose protein sequence is MNHEKLDCFRQLMSLAEDLAKRVAKWPRGNGFLADQLNRAMTSAVLNLAEGNGKRAYNRERRRFFQIALGSLAETSAALDLARAFGLMPAAQQAALKSRLKLAYVKIGALP, encoded by the coding sequence ATGAATCACGAAAAGCTGGATTGCTTCAGGCAGTTGATGAGCTTGGCAGAGGACCTTGCAAAGAGGGTCGCCAAGTGGCCGCGAGGAAACGGGTTCCTGGCTGATCAGCTCAATCGGGCGATGACATCGGCCGTCTTAAACCTCGCCGAGGGCAACGGCAAACGTGCATACAACCGCGAACGCCGTCGATTCTTTCAAATCGCGCTGGGCTCGCTTGCCGAAACCAGCGCAGCGCTCGATCTGGCACGCGCCTTCGGGCTCATGCCCGCAGCCCAGCAGGCCGCCCTCAAATCGCGCCTCAAGCTAGCCTACGTCAAGATCGGAGCTCTACCATGA